Below is a genomic region from Streptomyces ferrugineus.
GGCTCTCGGACCGCCTTCACCCGTGACGGCGTGTCCAACCTCGCCGGCTACAAGTTCCTGTCGTCCGGCGCCGGCAAGGGTCTGGACGTGAAGAACAACGCGGCCTCGTTCTGGAACGCGAGCGTGGACAGCATCGCCACGGTCTTCTTCCGCAGCAACTACGGTGGCGCCTGCGACACGTTCGCGCCGCTCGCGGAGGCGAACAGGCTCGCCAAGACCTACAACGAGAATGCCTCGTTCGACTTCGACCGGCGCGGCACCAACTGCTACAAGTGGGACTAGGACGCCATCCGTAGAAAAGCGGCGCTCGACCCCGTGCAGGCTTCCGGCCTGTGCGGGGCTCTGCCGTATCCGGGAAATCCAGAGTCGTGCCCTTTCCCAGAGACGTTTGGACTCATGAGACGTTTGGCGATCCCCGTTCTCTCCCTG
It encodes:
- a CDS encoding peptidase inhibitor family I36 protein, translated to MKTSRKVLSAAIAIPAAAVAVLGMAPMAHAEARATCPDWEKDCAVFYYNSNNQGSRTAFTRDGVSNLAGYKFLSSGAGKGLDVKNNAASFWNASVDSIATVFFRSNYGGACDTFAPLAEANRLAKTYNENASFDFDRRGTNCYKWD